GGGTGCTCGGGCGGTAGTGGTGTCTCCTGACCCACAAACGCCTGACCTAGTTCTATGAGCAATCCAAAGATAAGGACGAGTTGTCGCATGACCCTGCTGAAAAGTGTAGCTTCAAAAGCCTGAGAACAGACAAGAACGTTCTCTTGCTGCCGGAATCAGTGAAGAAGTTAGCGGTTGGCGGCACGATTGGCTGAGGAGCGCTCAGGCATGAACGCCCTCGCGGCATAAGCTAGTACACACCCCCAGGCAAAGGCGCGGATCAGTCAGAGCTATGAAGCTCCCGTCTTAAGTCCTGAAGCCGCCGAACCAGTGCGGGTAACTCGGCTAGAGAATCGATCACGAAGTCTGGGCTAACGGTCCCCAGAGTGTCTTCGGGGCTGCGGTACGCTTCGCTGGAAAGCCAAACAGTTTGAATTCCGCATTGCACTCCGCCGCATATGTCGGTGTTTAGTTGGTTGCCGACAAAGAGGACCTCGCCTTCGGAGATACCGCACTCCTGTAAAGCAAATTGAAAGAAGCCGGGGTGAGGCTTGCGATATCCGGCGTCGATGGAAGTAACCACCCAGGTGAAGAACTGACCTATGTCAGCTGCCGCCAACAATTTTCTGACTTCGGCCTCGTGGGCGGATTTGGTATTGGACCAGGCCGCCATCGGCAAACGGATTTGCGGCAGAACCTCCCTGACGCCGGGCATGAGTAGAACTGGCGGAACGAACGTGGAGGCGTCGATACTTTCGTCAATCAAGGTGTGGCCGACGTCGAATGCAACCAGCTTCAAAGGCGATTTATTCACGGAACATTCTGGCAAAACTAATTGCGCGGTTTCTCTCCGCTGGGTCTCTCAAAGCGCTGCCACAAAGGCAAAGTCTGTCGCAGGTTTTCGGTCGCAATCATTCCTTACGCAGCGCGATCATTGCATCTGCATGCAAGCAGCGCCAAAACCGGCGATGCCACTGCCAAGACGATGATTGGCCATACAACCACGATCACTCCGGCATAACTGACAACATCGGTGCTCTTCGGGTCAAAGAGCATGGTGCGCAACAGTCATCCTGCTGTTAGTGAAGCAGTATGCCGGCTATCACGCCGTGTGCCGCATCCCGGTGCGGCACCGGGTGGTACACCCTGAAGTTCGAGTCTTACTCGTAGCGCAACGCGACGATCGGGTTTACTCGCATGGCGCGGCGCGCGGGAATCAAGCAGGCGAAGAGCGCCACGGCGCAGAGCAGAATCGCTACGCTTGCAAAGGTTAGCGTATCGGTACTGTTCACACCCAGCAGCATGCCACGCAAGAAGCGCGTCAGCGCAAATGAGGCTGCCAGGCCCAGGATCACCCCCGCGAGCGTCAAGCGAAAGCCGTAGCCAAAGACCAAACGCAGAATATCCTCTTTGCTTGCCCCCAGCGCCACGCGAATGCCGAATTCGTGGGTGCGCTGCCGCGTGGTATAGGCGGTGACACCGTAAATTCCCACCGCCGCCAGGACCAACGCCAGCAGCCCGAATGCGCCCACGAATGTCCCTGCGATACGCTGCCCGATGCTGGCGATTTGCGCGCGCATTTCGAGAGTGGTCACTTCGAACATCACCAATTCGGGATTCAAGTCATGGATGGATTTCTCGACTGTCTTGCCGAAGGCCAGCGGATCACCTGTGACCCGCGCGGTGACGATCACGTTGGCCCGATAAAGCTGATACAGCGGCAGATACAGGAATGGCGTCGGCTTTTCGTTTAATCCGTTCACTTTGCTGTCGCGCGCCACGCCGACGACGGTGAACCACTCGTGCGTGTAGTCTGAGTTGAATTGCTTGCCGATCGCTTCCTGATTCGGCCAGTAGCGCTCCGCAAAAGTTTGGTTGACGATGGCCACGCGCTGCGATTTCTCCGCGTCCTGCAGCGTGAAGTCGCGGCCTTTCAGCAGCGGAATCTGCAATGTTTGCAAATAATTCGGCGTGACAACGGCCGCCTGCGTTTCCATGGATTCGTTCGGCCGCAGTACGTAGCCCTCCGGCTTCACGCTCGTCGAGCCGCCGCCGCCAAATCCCAGCGGCACACGGCTCGAGAGAGCTATCGATTCAATGCCCGGCTGCGCTGCCAGCTTCGCGACGAGCTGGCGATCGAAAGCAGCTCCCCTCTCCTGCGAATATCCCGCCGTAAATAGATCGTAGGAAGCGATCAGCACGTTATGCGGGTTAAATCCGGGATCAATAGTCTGCGCACTCCTGAAGCTGCGGATGAACAGACCGGCGCAGACCAGTAGAAGTAGTGAGAGGGAAATTTGCGCCACCACCAGCCCGCTCGCGAGCCGCGCCTTCCGCAGTCCTCCAGATGCGCTCCCTGTATCCTCTTTCAACACCCCAGCCGGTGCTTCACTCGAAGACCGCAGGGCAGGCAAGATGCCGAAAATCACGCCCGTGAGTACTGAGATCACCATGGTGGCAAGCAACACGGCGCGGTCTGCCCGGACGCTGAGCGCGATCGGGAAATCGGTCGTCGGCAGGAATTTCATGAATGTTCCGGCGGTCCAGAATGTCATCAGAAACGCGACCGTCCCGCCCGCCAGTGCCAGCACCAGACTTTCCACGAGCAGTTGCCGCACCAGTCGCCAGCGGCTTGCACCCAGCGACATGCGAACCGCAATCTCGCGGCGCCGCGCCACTGAGCGCACCAGCATCAGATTGGCTACGTTCGCACAAGCCAGCAGAAGCACCAGTCCCGCGATTGTCATCAGCATCGGAAGCAGCTTCGAGAGAAATTGATTGGCGCCAAACGGGCTGCGCCACAGCGGATACACTGTGACAGCGTCGTGTCCCCGGTGCTCTTCCGGATAATTTCTTACCTCCTGCTGCAGCCGCAGCGTCATCTCCTCCTGTGCCTGCTGGGCCATGACACCAGGCTTCAAGCGCGCGAAGACGAACAGCCAGAAGTAGTGGTGATCGTGAAGCAAGTCGCCCTGCGGCGACAATTGCGGAGACATCATGATCGGAATCCAGATTTCCGAGCGCAGCCCCGTCTGGCTCCCCTGAAACACCGCCGGTGTTACGCCCACGATCGTGTACGGGTGCTGATTGAGTTCAATCGTCTGGCCCACTATCTCCGGATTGCCGGCGAAATGCGTTTGCCACAGCCGATAGCTGATCACCGCGACCGGCGCGCCTCCCGGCGTGCGGTCTTCGGCCGGCAGAAATCCGCGCCCCAGGATGGGCTTCACGCCCAGCACATCGAAGTAATTGGCTGATGCCAACACACTCCAAACGCGCTCCGGCTTGCCTTTGCCCGTCAGGCTTATTGGAATCACATTGCACGAGGTAATGCCGGCAAAACTCTGCTGTCCGTCGCGCATGGCCTCGACATCAGGATAGGTGAACGGAAAGGGGTTCTCGCCGCTCCGGCTGAGCGACAGTGAGACCACCTCATGCGGCGTCGCCAGCCCGGGAATGGGATTCAGCAATGTCGAGTTGATCCAACTGAAGATCGTGGTATTCGCGCCGATGCCCAGGGCAAGCGTCAGAATGGCGATCACCGCATATCCCGGCGATTTGGCGATCATCCGCAGGCTGTACCGCACGTCTTGCCACAAGGTAGTCATCCCGTACCTCTTAAGTCTGTGAGAGCCTGGTCTGGTAGAACAAGAGATTTGTAAGAACATTAGAGCATCTTCGCGGCCATCCGAAACGCCCCGCTAAGCGAATGCTGGCACGCTACTTAGCGGGATTGCCTGTTTCCGATCGCCGCGCTGCTGTCCGATTCTGGGACGCGCCGGAGCGAGACCGAACATTCGGGCCAAACGGCCGGTCTGCGAGGACGCATCAGTTGCGTCGTTCGAGTGAGTTCCGTTTCGGGAAGACCGAAGGGAAGGGCACGACTTCAGTCGTGCCGTCACAGCGCAAGCGTCTTTAGTTTGCGCTTTAGCGCCTGAGGTCTCATCTTCACTCTGAAACGAAACCTTTACCTCAGCGGCTAAAGCTGAAAAGAACGAATCTGGGACGGCACGGCTGAAGCCGTGCCCTTCCCTGAATCGCAGGACGGCTAAAGCCGAAGAGAAAAGAACAATTCCCATAGCGGCACGGATAAATCCGTGCTCTCCCTGAATCGCAGACGGAACGTCAAGAGCCGCTGCCCTTCCCTAAGGGGCGCCACCCGCCCAGAAACATAAGAAGGATGTGGCACACTCCGTGAGGTTAGTCAGGGCATCACCGGCAAAATAATGTGAGATGGCATCCGGGACGAGCAGTAGATGCGCTGCGTGACGGAAACAAAATCGGTCGCCTTCGCCTCATAGATACTGGGCACAAATTTCTGCGGATTGCGATCGATCAGCGGAAACCATGACGATTGGATCTGCACCATCATGCGGTGTCGTTTCAGGAACACGTGATCGTGGTCCCGCAGTGGAATCGCGAACTCCATTGGCTGGTTCGGCGCGAGCGGTTTTGGATCGCTATAGCTCTTGTTAAATCGTCCACGGCGAACCTCCATAGCAATGGGCAATTCGTAGCCGTCAAGTGACTTCACGTAGTCGCCCCGTTTCGGTCCAGCCTCCGAGGTCCAAGCGTTTTTCTGAGCGTCTTGCGGATACACATCGATCAATTTCACAACAAAGTCGCTATCAGTGCCCGAGGTCGAAGCAAAGATATCGGCGGACAAAGCTCCAGTGACAGTGATTTCATGATCCAGAGGAGCGCTGACGAACGTGGCGACATCGGGACGATGATCCACAAATCGCTGATCTTCGACCTCCCAAGTCGGCCAATCGCCGCCTGGATACGTAGGTGAGATGGGGCGATGCCGATATGGAACAGGATTATTAGAATCCGACACGTACTCCACATACTTGCCGCCGGATTGTCCAGCCGAAGGAGCATCGAAGGTGAGACTGCCATCAGAACGCAGGTACAGATTCGTGGACTTCGCGTCCTGAGGCGGCCATGAACCGTAGGTGCGCCAGGTATTGGAGCCGGTTTGGAACATCGATGCTTTCCATGGAAGTTTGCTTCCCTTGCCATGCAAGTAATAGCGGAAGAAGGGAGCTTCAATATTCTGGCGGAACTCAAGCG
The nucleotide sequence above comes from Acidobacteriota bacterium. Encoded proteins:
- a CDS encoding ABC transporter permease is translated as MFLQISCSTRPGSHRLKRYGMTTLWQDVRYSLRMIAKSPGYAVIAILTLALGIGANTTIFSWINSTLLNPIPGLATPHEVVSLSLSRSGENPFPFTYPDVEAMRDGQQSFAGITSCNVIPISLTGKGKPERVWSVLASANYFDVLGVKPILGRGFLPAEDRTPGGAPVAVISYRLWQTHFAGNPEIVGQTIELNQHPYTIVGVTPAVFQGSQTGLRSEIWIPIMMSPQLSPQGDLLHDHHYFWLFVFARLKPGVMAQQAQEEMTLRLQQEVRNYPEEHRGHDAVTVYPLWRSPFGANQFLSKLLPMLMTIAGLVLLLACANVANLMLVRSVARRREIAVRMSLGASRWRLVRQLLVESLVLALAGGTVAFLMTFWTAGTFMKFLPTTDFPIALSVRADRAVLLATMVISVLTGVIFGILPALRSSSEAPAGVLKEDTGSASGGLRKARLASGLVVAQISLSLLLLVCAGLFIRSFRSAQTIDPGFNPHNVLIASYDLFTAGYSQERGAAFDRQLVAKLAAQPGIESIALSSRVPLGFGGGGSTSVKPEGYVLRPNESMETQAAVVTPNYLQTLQIPLLKGRDFTLQDAEKSQRVAIVNQTFAERYWPNQEAIGKQFNSDYTHEWFTVVGVARDSKVNGLNEKPTPFLYLPLYQLYRANVIVTARVTGDPLAFGKTVEKSIHDLNPELVMFEVTTLEMRAQIASIGQRIAGTFVGAFGLLALVLAAVGIYGVTAYTTRQRTHEFGIRVALGASKEDILRLVFGYGFRLTLAGVILGLAASFALTRFLRGMLLGVNSTDTLTFASVAILLCAVALFACLIPARRAMRVNPIVALRYE